Proteins co-encoded in one Pseudomonadota bacterium genomic window:
- a CDS encoding M48 family metalloprotease — protein MYTKPITGILQKPACLALLAAMAGLLLSSCASNPTGGSDFVLMSEEDELQLGARLHPQIIRQYGIYQDQRLQNYVNDIGQKLAAVSHRPNIQYRFTVLDDDQVNAFATPGGYIYITRGIMAYLNTEAELAAIVGHEIAHVTARHAVRQHGKSSIVKALSAVAGMLTPLQTGGVLTSYVGGALLSGFGRKAELQADGLGAEYLAKAGYDPESIIDVLRVMKQKEMFEVERARQEGRKAQVYHGIFATHPDNDTRLQEVVGAADKLQVRPNAVVNAEAYLSRINGLVFGESRRNRVIRAHKFYDLRLGIKVTFPEGWAIGIRDDQVIATSPDGNAALYFSALPIPKRAVPKTILRQNMGARNIRDSSNITIDGLPSFLAIGDYSESVYGKRPVRYAFIADPKRRVGFIFAGAGKNDRHNISADPEFIKAIFSFDRMNDADFRAARLPVISLRRADGKSSFASLAENSVIGSHAEDHLRLLNRAYPDGEPVAGKIIKVVR, from the coding sequence ACCGATAACAGGAATCCTTCAAAAACCTGCTTGCCTGGCGTTGCTGGCAGCGATGGCGGGGCTGTTACTGTCATCTTGCGCATCCAATCCGACCGGTGGTTCCGATTTCGTCCTGATGTCTGAAGAAGACGAGCTACAGCTCGGCGCCCGACTACACCCGCAGATCATCCGGCAGTACGGCATTTACCAGGATCAGAGATTGCAAAACTATGTCAACGACATCGGCCAGAAACTGGCCGCAGTCAGTCACCGGCCAAACATACAGTATCGTTTTACCGTTCTTGACGATGACCAGGTCAACGCATTTGCCACGCCTGGCGGGTATATCTATATCACCCGCGGAATCATGGCCTATCTGAATACGGAGGCAGAACTTGCCGCCATCGTTGGCCATGAAATCGCCCATGTCACCGCACGCCACGCGGTCAGGCAGCACGGCAAATCATCGATTGTCAAGGCGCTCTCTGCGGTCGCCGGGATGCTTACGCCGCTGCAAACGGGGGGCGTGCTGACCAGTTACGTCGGCGGCGCCTTGTTGAGCGGTTTTGGCCGGAAAGCCGAACTGCAGGCTGACGGATTGGGCGCGGAATACCTGGCGAAAGCCGGTTATGACCCGGAATCCATCATTGATGTGCTCCGCGTGATGAAGCAAAAGGAGATGTTCGAGGTTGAAAGAGCACGCCAGGAGGGGCGCAAAGCACAGGTGTACCACGGAATTTTCGCTACCCACCCCGACAATGACACCAGGTTGCAGGAGGTCGTCGGGGCGGCTGACAAACTGCAGGTCAGGCCGAATGCCGTGGTTAACGCGGAAGCCTATCTCAGCCGGATCAACGGTCTGGTATTCGGCGAATCCCGCAGAAATCGTGTGATCCGGGCCCACAAGTTTTACGACCTGAGACTCGGTATAAAAGTCACGTTCCCTGAGGGCTGGGCGATTGGTATTCGCGACGACCAGGTCATCGCGACATCGCCGGACGGCAATGCTGCGCTGTATTTCAGCGCACTGCCAATTCCGAAACGCGCCGTGCCAAAAACCATTCTTCGTCAGAACATGGGCGCCAGAAATATCCGTGATTCGAGCAATATCACGATCGATGGTTTGCCGTCTTTTCTCGCAATTGGAGATTATTCGGAGTCGGTATACGGTAAACGGCCGGTGCGCTACGCATTTATTGCGGATCCAAAAAGAAGAGTCGGATTCATATTCGCCGGAGCGGGCAAAAACGATCGGCACAACATCTCTGCAGATCCGGAATTTATCAAAGCCATTTTCAGTTTCGACCGAATGAACGACGCGGATTTTCGTGCGGCCAGGCTACCGGTCATATCGCTGCGCAGAGCTGATGGGAAATCAAGCTTTGCGAGTCTGGCGGAAAATTCGGTTATCGGCTCGCATGCCGAGGATCATCTGCGCCTGCTGAACAGGGCCTACCCGGATGGCGAACCGGTTGCCGGAAAAATAATCAAGGTAGTCAGATGA